TGCTGGCCGCGGCGGGCAGTGCCGTGGGTTTGGGCAACCTCTGGGGCTTTGCCTACCGCGCTTCCCAGGGGGGCGGCGCGGCTTTTGTGGTGCTCTACGTGCTGATCGTGGCCGTGGTGTGCCTGCCGGTGCTGGTGGCGGAGATGGTGCTGGGGCGCAGCACGGGCCACGCGCCGTTGGTGGCCCCGATCACCGCTGGTGGTCGCCGCTGGGCGCCCCTGGGCTGGCTCTACATCGCCGCCTCTGTGGGGATCCTCAGCTACTACGCCGTGCTGATGGGCTGGACCGGCCGGAGCTTGCTCCATGCGATCACCGCTCCTCTGCCAGCGGATATGGCGGCGGCTGAGACCTTCTTCGGCGCCATCAGCAGCGGGGGGGATGCGGTGCTCGGCCACCTGTTCAGCCTCGCGCTCACAGGCCTGGTGGTGGTGGCCGGCATCCGCTCCGGCATCGAGCGCCTGTCGCGCTGGGGCATGCCGTTGCTCTTGGTGGTGTTGCTGGCGCTGTTGCTCTGGGCCTCATCCCTCCCCGGAGCGCAGGAGGGCTACGCCAGCTTTCTGCTGCGTTGGGATGCCAGCAAGCTCACCGACCTCACCACCATTCGCAATGCCTTCACCCAGGCCTTCTTCTCGATTGGTGCGGGCATTGGTTGCATCCTGGCTTACGCGGCCTATCTGGATCGCCGCAGCGGCATCCCCGGTGAAGCGGTGGCTGTGGTGGGGATGGACACCGCTGTGGGGCTGATGGCCGGCTGTGTCACCTTCCCGATTGTGGCCAGCTTTGGCCTGGCGGATGTGGTGGGTAGCAGCACCGTGGGCACCTTGTTCATCGCCCTGCCGACGGGTCTGGGCTCCCTCGGCCTGGCGGGCCGCGTGGTGGCCGCGGCGTTTTTTGCGCTGGCCTATGTGGCGGCGATCACCTCGTCGGTGTCGCTGCTGGAGGTGCCCGTGAGTTCGCTGATGGATCGCCTCGGTTGGAGTCGCCGCCGGGCGGTGTGGCTGATGGTGGCGGTGATCGCCGTCATCGGCCTGCCTTCCGCTCTGGATGTGGCTGTTCTGGAAAAAATGGACGCCGTCTTCGGTGGTCTTTGCCTGATCGCCGGCGGCCTGCTGATGGCTCTGCTGATGGGCTGGCGGGCGCCGGATCGCTTCAGTGCCGATCTGCAGGGCTCAGGCACGTCCCCCCGTTTGCTGCAGCTGCTGCGGTGGGGGCTGCGCTGGGTGTCGGTGCCGGTGATCAGCCTGGGATTGGTGGTGTCGGTGGTGGATCTCGTGAAGAGCTGGTCGGCCGGCTGAGGGGCGGCGGCGCTTAACTGGCCCCAGCAGATCGGCCTCCCCCATGGCGCTCGGACCGCAGTGGTTGCAGCGTTTCAACTTCATTGAGCGCGCCAAGCTCGAGCGTGAGCTCTGGGATGCCTTCGAGCGCGGAGAGCCAATTGAGCAGCTGGTGGAGCAATGCCAACCCGGCTTCCGTAAGGAGGTGTGGACCACCACCGCGGTGCGCATCCGCAAGATCGAGCAGATGATGAAGGATCAGCAGGCGCCCAAGGGTTGAGACGGCAACCGCGCTCTGCGTTTACGCGGCTGCTGCGCTTCAACCGTTGCGTAACCACTCTGTAAGGCCGCCGGGTTTGTCGATCAGCTCGATGCCCTGGGCCTTCAGCGCCTCGCGGATGGCATCGGCGGCGGCGAAATCACGGGCGGTTTTCGCAGCCTTGCGAGCTTCGATCTGGGCTTCTACCTCCGCGTCGCTTGGGCCGGCGGCGGCGGTTGCATTCGCTCCGCTGGGCTGGGCGGCCTCGGGGGATTCGTGCTGCAGCCCCAGCACCCCCGCCAGCTCCTGCAGCAAGGCGGCCTGGGCGGCCAGCTCCGGTGTGGAGGCTTCGCTGCTGGCATCGGCATCACCGCGCTCCAGCCGGTTGGCGAGGGCCCGCAGCGGTTTGGCCAGCTCAAACAGCACGGCCAGGGCGGCAGAGGTGTTGAGGTCATCGTCCATGGCGGCGGCGAAGCGCTCGCGGGCGGCAGCAAGGCCAGGGGGCAGCTCTGCCGAGGCGGTGGCGGTTTCCCCGGCCAGGCCGAGGGCGGCGTTGAGGCCCTTCCAGCCGGTGGCCGCGGCGTCGAGCGCTTCGGCGGTGAAGTCGAGCGGTTTGCGGTAGTGGGCCTGCAGGGTGAACAGGCGCAGCGTCATCGGCGAGATGCCCGAATCAAGCAGGGCGCGGATGGTGGTGAAGTTGCCGAGCGATTTGCTCATCTTCTGGCCGCCCACATTCACCATGCCGTTGTGCAGCCAGTAATGGGCCAGCTCTTTGCCCGTGGCTGCCTCGGACTGGGCGATCTCGTTTTCGTGGTGCGGGAACACCAGATCGGCGCCGCCCAGGTGGATGTCGATCGTGTCGCCCAGCTCCTCGCGCACCATCGCTGAGCACTCGATGTGCCATCCCGGCCGGCCTTCGCCCCAGGGGGAGGGGAAGCTGGGTTCGCCGGGTTTGGCTCCTTTCCAGAGGGCGAAATCGAAGGGGTGTTGCTTGCGGGCTTCTTCTTCAGACGCCACGCGGCCGGCGGCGTTGTCCTGCTGCTGCTCAAGGTCGCGGCCGCTGAGCTTGCCGTAGCCGGCGTGCTTCATCACGGCGAAATACACATCGCCATCGGCGGAATAGGCGGCACCCTTGGCCTCCAGTTCGCTGATCAGGGCGCGGATCGCATCGAGGCTGCGCGTCGCCCTCGGCATGCGGTCCGCCGGCAGGATGTTGAGGCGCGTCATGTCCGCCACGAAGGCATCGATATTGCGCTCGCTCACCGCCTCCATCGAGCTGCCTTCTTCAGCGGCGCGATTGAGGATCTTGTCGTCGATGTCGGTGTAGTTCTGCACAAACGTCACCGCGTAGCCGCTCCAGATCAGATAGCGACGCAGCACATCCCAGGCGATGTAGCTGCGGGCATGGCCCAGGTGGCAGAGGTCGTAGACCGTCACCCCGCAGCAGTAGATGCTCACCTTGCCGGGCTCGATCGGCTGAAACTCCTCAACACGGCGGGTGAGGGTGTTGGTGAGCTTGAGGGTCATCGCGTTGCTGCTTACTTGGCTTCCATCCAGTTGGGGCCGACGCCCGTTTCCACCAGCAGGGGAACGGACAGCTCAACCGCGCGCTCCATGGTTTCACGCGTGAGGGTCAGCACCGGATCGAGGGCCTCGGGCGCTGCTTCGAGCACCAGTTCGTCGTGCACCTGCAGGAGCAGTCGTGCGGGAAGGCCGCTGTGCGCCAGTCGCTGATGTAGCTGCACCATCGCCAGCTTGATGATGTCGGCGCTGGAACCCTGGATCGGGGCATTGGCGGCAGCTCGTAGTTGCTGTGCTTCCATGCCGCCGCGGCGGGCGATGTCCAGATCAATCTCCAGTGGGTCTTTGCCCAGATGCCGGCCCAGGCCCGAGGGATCAAAGGCGAAGGGGCGGCGGCGGCCCAGGATTGTTTCCACGTAGCCACGGCTCAGGGCCAGCCGCTCCTGCAGCTCCAGGAAGGCGAACACCTTTGGGTAGCGCTGCTTGTACTTCGTGAGGAACTCCTTGGCCTGGGCCTGGCTCACGCCGGTTTCGCGCGCGAAGCGCTGGGCGCCCATGCCATAGATCACACCGAAGTTGATCGTTTTGCCGAGGCGGCGCTCATCGGCGCTCACCTCGTTTTTCTCCAGCAGAATCCGGGCGGTGAGGGCGTGCACGTCGTCGCCATTGCGGTAGGCCTCCACCAGCACCTCCTCGCCGGAGAGGTGGGTGAGGATGCGCAGCTCGATCTGGGAGTAGTCGGCGCTGATCAGCTGCCAGCCGGCTTCCGGCAGGAAGGCTTTGCGGATGCGACGCGAGAACTCCGTGCGGATGGGGATGTTCTGCAGGTTGGGGTTGCTGCTGGAGAGGCGGCCCGTGGCCGTCACGGCCTGGTTGAAATCGGTGTGCACCCGGCCGGTTTCCGGCTCCACCAGCGCCGGTAGTGCATCCACGTAGGTGCTCTTGAGCTTGCTCAGGGTGCGGTGCTCCAGCACCAGCGGCACCACCGGGTGGGCGTCGTCCAGCTTTTCGAGCACCGTGGCGTCGGTGCTCCAGCCGGTTTTGGTTTTGCGCGATTTCTTGCGATCGAGGCCGAGGGTGTCGAACAGCAGCTCGCCCAGTTGTTTGGGAGAGGCGAGGTTGAACTCGGTGCCGGCGGCGGCCTTGGCGTCGGCCTCCAGACGCTGCAGCGTTTGCCCCAGCTCGCTGCTCAGTTCCGCCAGGTAGTCGGTGTCGATGCGGATGCCGGTGGCTTCCATCTGGGCCAGCACCGGCTCCAGCGGCAGCTCCACTTGATCGAGCAGCGCTGGCAGCTGCGGACCGAGTTCCTCGAGTTGGCCGCGCAGCAGTGGCGCGAGGCGCCGCGTCACGTGCACGTCCATCCCGCAGTAGAGCGCGGCCTGCTCGATTGGCACCGCGGAGAAATCCGCGCCCTTGGGCACCAGTTCGCTGTAGCTGGTGGGCAGGAAGCCGAAATTGCGTTGGGTCAGCAGCTCCAGGCCGTGTTTGGCGTTGGCATCGCGCAGGTAATCGGCCAGCAGCGTGTCCATCACCACGCCTTCCAGGGGCAGGCCGTGGCGCAGCAGGATCAGCCGGTCATATTTGGCGTTCTGCAGGGTTTTGGGGTGTTGGGCACTGCCAAGCCATGGCGCTAAGGCGGTGAGCACCTGATCGAGAGGCAGCTGCGCGGGCGGTGGGTTGAGCAGATCACCGCTGCTGCCGCTCTGGTGGCCGATCGGGATGTAAGCCAGATCCTTGGGGCCCTCACCCCAGGCCACGCCCACCCCCACCAGCTCGGCGCGGAAGGGATTGAGGCTGGTGGTTTCTGTGTCGAGCGCCACAGGGGCCGTGGCATCGGTGCATGCCATCAGGCACTGCATCAGGGCGGCCAGTGCTTCGGGGCTGGTGATCAGCTGCGGCTCTAGGGCTGGAGGGGCTGGGGAATCCGCCTGTTCAACGGCGTTCGCAGACTGTCCAACTGTGGGCCCACTTTGATCGGAAAGTGGGCCCACAGTTGGAGCGTTCTCAACCGATGCCCGGGCTGTCCCTTCGGTATTGGCCGCTGCGAGGTTGCCGGCTCCATCCGCCGAGAACACCGTGGCAAACTGATTCACCTGTCGGCGCAGGCTGAACAGCTCCAGCTCCTCGAGGCTCTCGGCCAGGGCCTCAGCGTTCACGGCCCCCAGCGGCAGGCGCGGGTCCTGGGGCAGGGGAATGTCCACCAGGATTTCGGCGAGCATGCGGGAGCGGTAGGCGCTGTCGCGGTCGGCTTCGAGCTTGCCTAGGAGGGCTCCTTTCAGCACACCCTTGGGGTCTTTGGCTTTGGGCCCGGCGGCTTGCAGCGCGGCCAGTGCCGCATAGATGCCGTCAAGATCGGCGTGGGCCTGCAGCAGGTTGATGGCGGTTTTGGGGCCTACGCCTTTCACGCCGGGGATGTTGTCGCTGCTGTCGCCGGTGAGGGCCTTCAGGTCCACCACCTCTTCCGGGGTGACGCCCAGCTTGCTGATCACGCCGTCGCGCCGGATCTCCACGGGGCCGCTGCTTTTGGCATAGGGCCCACCGCCCATGTAAAGCACGGCGATATCGCGCCCGTCGTCCACCAGTTGGAAGAGATCGCGGTCGCCGGAGAGGATTCGCACCCGCCAGCCGTCATTGGCGGCGCGGTTGGCCAGGGTGCCGAGCACGTCGTCGGCCTCGTAGCCGGGTGCCATGCACAGCGGGATGTCGAGCGCTTGCTGCAGGATTTGCTGCAGGTTGCCCAGATCCTGGAAGAAGTGCTCGGGGGCCTCGTCGCGGTGCGCCTTGTAGGCCTCATCCGCTTCATGGCGGAAGGTGGGTTCGGCTGTGTCGAAGGCGATCACCACCCCCTGCGGTGCCAGGCCCTTGCAGTTGTCGAGCAGGGCTTTGAGGAAGCCGTAGGTCACCGAGGTGGGTACCCCTTCTTTGGTGCTCAGGCCGCCTTCGCCGCCCTTGCTGAAGGCGTAAAAGCTGCGGAATGCCAGCGAGTGGCCATCCACCAGCAGCAGCAGGGGTTTGGTGCTGGTGGAGTTGGCCGCCGCCACACTGGTTCGCCCGAATCGGCTCAGCCTGCCAGATGTGCCGCAGCGATGTTCACGGATGCATGAAGGCTGGCCGTGGCATCAGGCTGGAGGGATGGTTGCCACGTAGGAGCTTGCGCTCGCTCTGCAGCACACCCACTCCCACGCCCTGTTCAGCCCCTGCGGCCTTTACCGCTGGACGCTCGAGCGCGCCTGGGATCCACACCGGCCGCGGCTGCTCTTTATCGGCTTGAACCCCTCGCGGGCGGATGCGCAGCACGACGATCCCACCCTGCGGCGCCTGCTGCGCTTTGCGCGGGACTGGGGGTTTGGCGCGCTGGAGGTGGTGAATCTGTTTGGTCGTTGCTCGGCGAGCCCGGCGGTGCTGCGCCGCTGCAGCGATCCAATTGGGCTCGACAACGATCGTTGGCTTGGCGAGGCCCTCGTGCGGCTGCAACCCCAGGCGGGCGATGCCCTCTGGCTGGGTTGGGGCAATGGCGGTGCCTGGAAGCAGCGGGATCAGCAGCTGCTCGCGCTTCTGGCGGCAACGCTTCCGCTGGATCTGCCGCTCTGGGCGATCGGGCTCACCGCTAGCGGGCAGCCGCGCCATCCGCTCTACGCCCCCGCAGCTGCACAACCGTTGCCGCTGCAGCATCCTGGGGCTGTGCTTCGGCTTGCTGCCCGCTGATGGCCCGGACCCCCAGTCGCTACGCGATCCATCTGCTGCTGGCCGGTGGGCACACCCAGGTGGTGCACTTCCCCACGCTCGATGCCTTTCAGCAGTGGTACGGCACCGTGCTGAACGCAGGTCCGGCCGACGCCTTCATCAACGTGCCGATCACCGAGCTGCCCGGTGAGTATCTGGTGGTGCGCCCCAGTGCCGTGCAGGGCATCAGGGTGGAGCCCATCTATGGGGCCCTGGATGACGACGAGTACTGAGCTGATCTGGGGGGCCTCCTTCTTCTCCGGCTCCCTGGCGCAGCTGATCGCCCGTTTCAGCGGCCTGCCCTCGGTGGTGCTGCTCTTGGCCCTGGGATTGCTGGTGGGGCAGGCCGGCTTCGATCTGGTGCAGCCGGAGGCGCTGGGGCAGGGGTTGGAGCCCCTGGTGGGGCTACTGGTGAGCCTGGTGCTGTTTGATGGCGGCCTGAAGCTGCGGCTGGCAGGGCGGGAACTGCAGCGCACTGTGATTCAGCTGGTGCTCGTTCGCGGCGTGCTGGGCCTAGTGGGCGGTGCGGTCCTCGCCCATGGGTTCGCCGGTTTGAGCTGGCCGCTGGCCTGGGTGTTCGGTGCCATCGCCCTGGCGACAGGCCCCACCGTGATCTCGCCGATGGTGCGCCAGATGCGGCTGCTGCCCAGCCTGGCCCATGTGCTCGAGGCGGAGGGGTTGATCCTCGAGCCGGTGGCGGCGGTGCTGGCGTTGCTGCTCCTGCAGCTGGCCCTGGGGGATCTGCCCGGTTGGCAGCAGGTGGGGGGATTGCTGTTGCTGCGCCTGGGCGGTGGAGCCCTGCTAGGTGCCTTGGCGGGCGGAGTGCTGGTGCTGCTGCTGGAGCGCTTGCCGGAGGATGCCGATGCCCTGCGGCTTCAGCTCTCCCTGGGGATGCTCTTTTTGCTGGTGGCTGGCACGCAGGTGTTGCTGCCCGAGGCGGGCTTCCCGGCGGCGGTGATCGCCGGTGTGGTGGTGGGGTTGCGGCTCGATCAACAGGCCAGCCAGCTCGATGACTTGGTGTTTCAGCTGGCGCAGCTGGCGATCACGGTGCTGTTTCCCCTTCTGGCCGCCGATCTTGCCTGGAGTGAGCTGAGCCCATTGGGGTGGGGCGGCGTGGCGTGTGTGCTGGCGCTGATGCTGTTCCGCTTCGGGGTGCTGCAGGTGGCTGGGCTGGGGATTCCGTCGTTGATCTGGCGCGACAAGTTGCTCCTGAGCTGGGTGGCGCCGCGCGGCATCGTGACCGCCGCTGTGGCCAGCCTGTTTGCGCTGAAGCTGGATGCCGCTGGAGTGAGTGGCGGTGGTGCGCTGAAGGGCCTTGTGTTTCTCACGATCCTGCTCACCGTGACCCTCCAGGGCTTCACCGCCCCATGGCTGGCGAAGCAGCTGGGCCTGGTGGCTTCAGAGGCTGCGCTCGATCCGGGCGCGGGCTTCGCCGCTGGGCTGGAGCAGCAGCCAGGTGGTGAGCAGGTCGGGGCCCTGCAGGCTGCCGAGTAGAGCGGCGCGCAGGGTTTTCATCAGCACGCCTTTTTTCACGCCGGCGGCCGCCACGGCCTCCCCCAGCAAAGCCTGGGCGGCTTCTGTGGTGAGCGGGCCTTCGGGCAGGCGCTCCAGCAGCGCCGCCAGGGCAGGCCGAGCGCCATCGCTGGCAAGCTGCTGCTGCGCTGCGTCGTTGAGCTCGGGCCGCTCGAAGAAGGGGCGGGCCTGCTCGATGCCGTCTTGCAGGGTCACCAGGGAGGGCCCGATCAGGGCGGAGAGCTCCTGCAGCCAGGTGGGATCGGCGCCCGCGCTGTTCCATCCCTGGGCGCTCCAGAGGGGCAGGAGATCGGCGAGCAGCTGCTCGGGGCCGCGTTCGTGCAGCACCTGGCTGTTGAGCCAGTTGAGCTTGTCCCAGTCGAAGCGCGCGCCGGCTTTGTTCACGCGATCGAAAGAAAACACGCCTGCTGCATCGGTGAGGCTGAAGCGTTCGCCCATGCCTTCCGGTGGTGACCAGCCCAGCAGGGTCATGTAATTGGCCAGGGCATCGGCCGTGTAGCCCTGCTCGCGGAAGTCGCTCACGGAGGTGACGCCATCGCGCTTGGAGAGCTTCTTGCCCTCCTTGTTGAGGATCAGGGGGGTGTGGGCAAACACCGGCGCCGGCGCTCCGAGGGCCTCGTAGAGCAGCAGCTGTTTCGCGGTGTTGGCGATGTGGTCTTCGCCGCGGATCACGTGGGTGATCGCCATGGCGGCGTCGTCCACCACCACCACCAGGTTGTAAAGGGGATCACCGATCTGGTCGGCGGGCGCCCGGCGGGCGATCACCATGTCGCCACCGAGATCAGCGCCGCTCCAGCGCATCTCGCCGCGCACCAGATCTGTCCAGGTGATCACGGCGTCGTCGTCGATCCGGAAGCGGATCGTGGCTTCGCGACCTTCGGCGATGTAGGCCTGCTCCTGCTCGGGGCTGAGATCGCGGTGGCGGTTGTCGTAGCGAGGGGCGCGGTTCTCGGCGGCTTGCCGCTCACGCATCTCGGTGAGTTCGGCTTCGGTGGCGTAGCAGCGGTAGGCGCGGCAGCTATCGAGGAGCTGCTGGATGGCGGCGCGGTGTTCAGCGATGCGCTCGCTCTGCACCACCGGTTCGCCGTCCCAAGTCAGACCGAGCCACTGCAGGCCTTCGAGGATGTTGGCGGTGTATTCCGGTTTGCTGCGCTCCTTGTCGGTGTCTTCGATGCGCAGCAGGAACTGGCCGCCTTGATGCCGGGCGAACAGCCAGTTGAACACCGCCGTGCGAGCCGTGCCGATGTGCAACGTGCCGGTGGGGCTGGGGGCGAGACGCACACGCACCGCCGCTCCAGTTGCCACCACTGGCTTTGCCCTCAGATGAGATGGAACGGGACTGACGGGGCTCGAACCCGCAACTTCCGCCGTGACAGGGCGGTGCTCTAACCGATTGAACTACAGTCCCATGAGTGCTCTAAGAGCTCTCCCAGACTGGGCTTTGGGCCCGCGTCTGCATCGCGTCGGCGACCCCAAAAGTATCCGTTGCCGACCTGCCCTCCGTCAACTGGGCGACGCGTGTTGGCCTCCAACTTTGGTTCGACCGAGGATGCAAGCCCTTCCCGATTTCGGCCGCCTACTAAAAAAGCCCGCCATGGGGCGGGCTGAACAAGGCACAGCGATGGCTGCGCGTTAGGGGCGGAAGCCAGCGGGCTCGATTAAACGCACTTGATTGCCGCGTGCCGTGAATTCACGACCTTGATCGCTTTGCACGACCACACGACCACCCGATTTCACGCGGATCACCCGGGCCCGAACCCAGCCAAGAGCGGCTGATTCGAGAACCTTGACGACATCACCGGGCTGTAGATCCAACTCCATGTCCGGAACGTAGAAACTGCAGGGAGGGAACATCGAACGCGCCGTGGAGGACTTGAACCCCCGACATCAGGTTTTGGAGACCTGCGTTCTACCAACTGAACTAACGGCGCAGGGCCGATGTTCCCTCTGCCGGATGATCCTGGTTTGCACCGAATCATCCGGCGGGCCGATCAACAAAAGATGGCCAGGAGCTGAAGGCTGAAGCCGTTCAGCGATCGAAGCGCTGCTTGACGCGGGTGGCTTTGCCCACTCGGTCGCGCAGGTAAAAGAGCTTCGCTCGACGCACCTTACCCCGGCGCTCCACCTTGATGGAAGCCACCTGGGGGCTGTGAATCAGAAACACACGCTCAACGCCCACACCCTGGAAGATGCGTCGCACGGTGATGGTCTCGTTGAGGCCGCCGTGACGCTTGGCGATCACCACGCCCTCGTAGGGCTGGATGCGCTCCTTGTTGCCCTCGGTGATGCGCACGCCCACACGCACGGTGTCACCCACGTAGATCTCGGGGTGATCCTTGGCCTGGGCAGCGATCTGCTCCTCTTCGAAGGCGCGGATCAGCTCGCTGGCGCTCAGTTTGCCCACGCTCACCTTGGCGGCGGGCTTTTCGGCTACTGCAACGTTGCTCTCAGCAGCGGCGTTGGCCTCGGTGCTGGTGGTTTCGCTGGTGGTGTCTTTGATGTCGTCAGTCATGTCCTTGGATTCCGCTGCCATCCAGCTCCGAAAAACGCCTGGCCAAACAACCAGTGTACTGGCTCAGGGTGCAGGGGGATCGATGGGCCGTTGCGGGAGCCAGCGTCGCACCAGCATCCATCCACCGGTACTCAGCATCCACAGCAGCCCCAGGCCATTGAGCAGCACATAAACAGTCTCTGCCCGGGGCCCCAGCCATTCGCCTTCGTGCAACACCATCAGCCAGTGCACCTGGTCGCGCCCAAGGCCTGCCCAGTCTTTGAGCAGCCGATAGGCCATGCCGCTGAGCACTGTGAGCAGCAACGGTGCCAACACCACCGGAGCCAGGGCGGCATGCCAGCGGCGCAGTTGAACCAGCGGCGGGCTCATGGCGGGGATCGGCCGAGCTGAGGTTCCAGGTTCTAACTTGAATGCAAGGGCCCGTAACGCCGAGATGAACCTGTTCGCTGAACTGCTCGCCGCTACGCAGAAATCCCAAGACGGGGTCGCATCGCCGGCGCCGTCGGTGGTCACCCAAACCGGCCCGCGCATTCAGAAGAGTCGCCGCGGCGTGGAGGTGAAGAGCGCCCGCGAGATCGACACCATGCGTCAGGCCAGCCGCATTGTGGCCACGGTGCTGCGCGAAATCATCGAGATGGCCGCTCCGGGCATGACCACCGGTGATCTCGATGCCCATGCGGAAAAGCGCATCCGTGAGATGGGTGCTGTGCCGAGCTTCAAGGGTTATCACGGTTTCCCCGCCAGCATCTGCGCCTCGATCAACAACGAGGTGGTGCATGGCATCCCCAGCAACAAGCGGCTGATCAAGGCCGGAGATCTGGTGAAGATTGATACCGGTGCGTACTTCGACGGCTACCACGGCGACAGCTGCGTCACCCTGTGCGTGGGTGAGGGGGTGCCCGAGCAAGCCCGCACCTTGTCGCGTATCGCCCAGGAATCGTTGA
The DNA window shown above is from Synechococcus sp. HK05 and carries:
- a CDS encoding sodium-dependent transporter, with protein sequence MQEHSGAERGRPPEQWGSSLGFVLAAAGSAVGLGNLWGFAYRASQGGGAAFVVLYVLIVAVVCLPVLVAEMVLGRSTGHAPLVAPITAGGRRWAPLGWLYIAASVGILSYYAVLMGWTGRSLLHAITAPLPADMAAAETFFGAISSGGDAVLGHLFSLALTGLVVVAGIRSGIERLSRWGMPLLLVVLLALLLWASSLPGAQEGYASFLLRWDASKLTDLTTIRNAFTQAFFSIGAGIGCILAYAAYLDRRSGIPGEAVAVVGMDTAVGLMAGCVTFPIVASFGLADVVGSSTVGTLFIALPTGLGSLGLAGRVVAAAFFALAYVAAITSSVSLLEVPVSSLMDRLGWSRRRAVWLMVAVIAVIGLPSALDVAVLEKMDAVFGGLCLIAGGLLMALLMGWRAPDRFSADLQGSGTSPRLLQLLRWGLRWVSVPVISLGLVVSVVDLVKSWSAG
- the cysS gene encoding cysteine--tRNA ligase; its protein translation is MTLKLTNTLTRRVEEFQPIEPGKVSIYCCGVTVYDLCHLGHARSYIAWDVLRRYLIWSGYAVTFVQNYTDIDDKILNRAAEEGSSMEAVSERNIDAFVADMTRLNILPADRMPRATRSLDAIRALISELEAKGAAYSADGDVYFAVMKHAGYGKLSGRDLEQQQDNAAGRVASEEEARKQHPFDFALWKGAKPGEPSFPSPWGEGRPGWHIECSAMVREELGDTIDIHLGGADLVFPHHENEIAQSEAATGKELAHYWLHNGMVNVGGQKMSKSLGNFTTIRALLDSGISPMTLRLFTLQAHYRKPLDFTAEALDAAATGWKGLNAALGLAGETATASAELPPGLAAARERFAAAMDDDLNTSAALAVLFELAKPLRALANRLERGDADASSEASTPELAAQAALLQELAGVLGLQHESPEAAQPSGANATAAAGPSDAEVEAQIEARKAAKTARDFAAADAIREALKAQGIELIDKPGGLTEWLRNG
- the polA gene encoding DNA polymerase I — its product is MAAANSTSTKPLLLLVDGHSLAFRSFYAFSKGGEGGLSTKEGVPTSVTYGFLKALLDNCKGLAPQGVVIAFDTAEPTFRHEADEAYKAHRDEAPEHFFQDLGNLQQILQQALDIPLCMAPGYEADDVLGTLANRAANDGWRVRILSGDRDLFQLVDDGRDIAVLYMGGGPYAKSSGPVEIRRDGVISKLGVTPEEVVDLKALTGDSSDNIPGVKGVGPKTAINLLQAHADLDGIYAALAALQAAGPKAKDPKGVLKGALLGKLEADRDSAYRSRMLAEILVDIPLPQDPRLPLGAVNAEALAESLEELELFSLRRQVNQFATVFSADGAGNLAAANTEGTARASVENAPTVGPLSDQSGPTVGQSANAVEQADSPAPPALEPQLITSPEALAALMQCLMACTDATAPVALDTETTSLNPFRAELVGVGVAWGEGPKDLAYIPIGHQSGSSGDLLNPPPAQLPLDQVLTALAPWLGSAQHPKTLQNAKYDRLILLRHGLPLEGVVMDTLLADYLRDANAKHGLELLTQRNFGFLPTSYSELVPKGADFSAVPIEQAALYCGMDVHVTRRLAPLLRGQLEELGPQLPALLDQVELPLEPVLAQMEATGIRIDTDYLAELSSELGQTLQRLEADAKAAAGTEFNLASPKQLGELLFDTLGLDRKKSRKTKTGWSTDATVLEKLDDAHPVVPLVLEHRTLSKLKSTYVDALPALVEPETGRVHTDFNQAVTATGRLSSSNPNLQNIPIRTEFSRRIRKAFLPEAGWQLISADYSQIELRILTHLSGEEVLVEAYRNGDDVHALTARILLEKNEVSADERRLGKTINFGVIYGMGAQRFARETGVSQAQAKEFLTKYKQRYPKVFAFLELQERLALSRGYVETILGRRRPFAFDPSGLGRHLGKDPLEIDLDIARRGGMEAQQLRAAANAPIQGSSADIIKLAMVQLHQRLAHSGLPARLLLQVHDELVLEAAPEALDPVLTLTRETMERAVELSVPLLVETGVGPNWMEAK
- a CDS encoding DUF1643 domain-containing protein — its product is MFSPCGLYRWTLERAWDPHRPRLLFIGLNPSRADAQHDDPTLRRLLRFARDWGFGALEVVNLFGRCSASPAVLRRCSDPIGLDNDRWLGEALVRLQPQAGDALWLGWGNGGAWKQRDQQLLALLAATLPLDLPLWAIGLTASGQPRHPLYAPAAAQPLPLQHPGAVLRLAAR
- a CDS encoding cation:proton antiporter, coding for MTTSTELIWGASFFSGSLAQLIARFSGLPSVVLLLALGLLVGQAGFDLVQPEALGQGLEPLVGLLVSLVLFDGGLKLRLAGRELQRTVIQLVLVRGVLGLVGGAVLAHGFAGLSWPLAWVFGAIALATGPTVISPMVRQMRLLPSLAHVLEAEGLILEPVAAVLALLLLQLALGDLPGWQQVGGLLLLRLGGGALLGALAGGVLVLLLERLPEDADALRLQLSLGMLFLLVAGTQVLLPEAGFPAAVIAGVVVGLRLDQQASQLDDLVFQLAQLAITVLFPLLAADLAWSELSPLGWGGVACVLALMLFRFGVLQVAGLGIPSLIWRDKLLLSWVAPRGIVTAAVASLFALKLDAAGVSGGGALKGLVFLTILLTVTLQGFTAPWLAKQLGLVASEAALDPGAGFAAGLEQQPGGEQVGALQAAE
- the gltX gene encoding glutamate--tRNA ligase, which produces MVATGAAVRVRLAPSPTGTLHIGTARTAVFNWLFARHQGGQFLLRIEDTDKERSKPEYTANILEGLQWLGLTWDGEPVVQSERIAEHRAAIQQLLDSCRAYRCYATEAELTEMRERQAAENRAPRYDNRHRDLSPEQEQAYIAEGREATIRFRIDDDAVITWTDLVRGEMRWSGADLGGDMVIARRAPADQIGDPLYNLVVVVDDAAMAITHVIRGEDHIANTAKQLLLYEALGAPAPVFAHTPLILNKEGKKLSKRDGVTSVSDFREQGYTADALANYMTLLGWSPPEGMGERFSLTDAAGVFSFDRVNKAGARFDWDKLNWLNSQVLHERGPEQLLADLLPLWSAQGWNSAGADPTWLQELSALIGPSLVTLQDGIEQARPFFERPELNDAAQQQLASDGARPALAALLERLPEGPLTTEAAQALLGEAVAAAGVKKGVLMKTLRAALLGSLQGPDLLTTWLLLQPSGEARARIERSL
- a CDS encoding hyperconserved protein Hcp, with the translated sequence MELDLQPGDVVKVLESAALGWVRARVIRVKSGGRVVVQSDQGREFTARGNQVRLIEPAGFRP
- the rplS gene encoding 50S ribosomal protein L19, encoding MTDDIKDTTSETTSTEANAAAESNVAVAEKPAAKVSVGKLSASELIRAFEEEQIAAQAKDHPEIYVGDTVRVGVRITEGNKERIQPYEGVVIAKRHGGLNETITVRRIFQGVGVERVFLIHSPQVASIKVERRGKVRRAKLFYLRDRVGKATRVKQRFDR
- a CDS encoding peptidase; protein product: MSPPLVQLRRWHAALAPVVLAPLLLTVLSGMAYRLLKDWAGLGRDQVHWLMVLHEGEWLGPRAETVYVLLNGLGLLWMLSTGGWMLVRRWLPQRPIDPPAP
- the map gene encoding type I methionyl aminopeptidase, translated to MNLFAELLAATQKSQDGVASPAPSVVTQTGPRIQKSRRGVEVKSAREIDTMRQASRIVATVLREIIEMAAPGMTTGDLDAHAEKRIREMGAVPSFKGYHGFPASICASINNEVVHGIPSNKRLIKAGDLVKIDTGAYFDGYHGDSCVTLCVGEGVPEQARTLSRIAQESLMKGLATVKAGSTLFELAGAVQDHVEAHGFAVVEDYTGHGVGRNLHEEPSVFNYRTRELPNMKLRAGMTLAVEPILNAGSKACRTLKDRWTVVTVDGSLSAQWEHTIAVTSDGCEILTDRDF